The genomic stretch ACTCGCGGCGGGCTGGTCGCACCGGGCCGGCACCCCTCTCCCGTCGTCCAGCACGGGATCGGCTAAGTGACGGTGACGGCCACCTCCGCCGGGCCGGCGACGGGGACGTTCACCGCCCGGCTGCTGGCCGGCCTGCCGGCCGACGGTCGGGTCCTGGACATCGGCGGCCACCTGCGGGTGCACGGGCTGTTGCCCGAGCCCCGGGCGCACCGCCGCGGCGAGCCGTCCGTCATCGCCGAGCTGGAGGCGGCCGGGCTCACCGGGCGCGGTGGTGGCGGGTACCCCCTGGCTGCCAAGATTCGCGCCGTCCGCTCGGCATCCGGCCTGACCCGCCGTCCGGTGCTCGTGGTCAACGGTGCGGAGAGCGAGCCGGCGTCCCGCAAGGACTCGGTGCTGCTGGCCAAGGCGCCGCACCTGGTACTGGACGGCGCCCAGGTGGTGGCCGACGCCGTGCGGGCCCGCGAGATCATCGTGTGGCTGCACCGCGGGCACGGCGGCGGGCCCAGCGGGTCGCGGACCGCCGTCGAACGGGCCGTCGCGGAGCGGGACGACCGCGGGATGGTGCGGCAGCCCGTTCGAGTCGTCGTGGGCCCGGCACGCTACGTGGCCGGCGAGGCCTCGGCTCTGGCCCGACACCTTTCCGGTGGCGAGGCGCGGCCGCAGACGACGCCCCCGCGGGTGTCTGAGCGCGGCGTGAGCGGGCGCCCCACCCTGGTCTCCAACGCCGAGACGCTGGCCCATGCCGCGCTCATCGCCCGGCACGGCGCCGACTGGTTCCACCAGGTGGGCACCCCGGAGGAGCCGGGCACCCTGCTGATCACCGTGTTTGGGGCGGTCCGCTCTCCCGGCGTCCTCGAGGCCGCAGCCGGGACCACCCTCGGGGCCCTGGTGCACGCCGTCGGCGCGCTCACCGCGCCGCCCGCGGCCGTGCTGGTCGGCGGCTACGCCGGCGGCTGGCTGCGGCCGACCGAGGCCTGGCCGGTGCCCTACTCGCGGGCCGGGCTGCGCTCGGTGGGGCTGGCCCCCGGGGTGGGGCTGGTGGGCGTGCTGCCCGCGGACCGCTGCGTCGTCGTCGAGACGGCCCGGCTGGTCGGCTGGCTGGCCGGGGAGAGTGCGGGGCAGTGCGGGCCGTGCCTGAACGGGCTCCCGGCGCTGTCGGCCGGGCTGCGCCAGCTGGCCGGCGAGGTCGGCCGGGCGGTCCGGGCGACCGAGCTGCCGGCCCGGCTGGCCCGGTGGGCCGGCATGGTCGACGGCCGTGGCGCCTGCCACCACCCGGACGGGGTGGCCGCGCTGGTGCGCTCGCTGCTCACCCACTTCGCCGACGACGTGGCCGCGCACGCCGACGGCCGGCCCTGCGAGGCGGCGCGCACGGTGCCCTACCTGGGCTACCTGCCGCTGCCTGCTCCGGACTCGGTCGCGCGGCTGGACGGCGCGCTGTGGCGCTGAACGCCGACGCGAAGGGCCAGTGGTCCGGGCCGGCCGGGCCCCAGCTGGTCGTCGACTGGATCAAGTGCGAGGCGCACGGGCTGTGCGCCGAGCTGCTGCCGGAGGTGGTCAGCCTGGACGACTGGGGCTACCCGATCATCAGGGGCCCGGTCCCGCCGCACCTGGAGTTCCTGGCCAACCGGGCCAAGGCGGCCTGCCCGGTACTGGCTCTGCGCCTCACCCGGACCCGGTGAGCGTGCGCAGCAGGTCAGCGGCCGTCGGGCTGGCGTCGAGCAGCGCCCCCACGTGGGCACGAGTGCCGCGCAGCGGCTCCAGCGTGGGTACCCGCTGCAGCGAGTTGACGCCGGGCAGGTCGAAGATGACCGAGTCCCAGGACGCCGCCGCGACATCGCCCGCATAGCGGCGCAGGCACTCCCCGCGGAAGTAGGCCCGGGTGTCCTCAGGGGCCCGGTCCACGGCTGCCACCACCAATTCCTCGGGGTGCAGCCGCTGCATGCGCCCGCGGGCGAGCAGCCGGTGGTACAGCCCCTTGTCCGGACGCACGTCGCTGTACTGCAGGTCCACGGCCTGCAGCCGGGCGCTGTCCCACCCCAGCCCGTCCCGGTCGCGGTAGGCCTCGAGCAGCTGCAGCTTGGCCACCCAGTCCAGCTCGGTGGCCAGTGTGGACGGGTCGGTGGCCAGCCGGGTGAGCACCGACTCCCACCGCTCCAGGACGTCGACGGTGTCGTCGTCGGCGTCGGCGCCGTACCGGTCCTCGACGTACTTGCGGGCCTGGTCCAGGTACTCCAGCTGCAGCTGGAGACCGGTGAGCTTGCGGCCGTCGCGCAGGGTCACCAGGTGGCGCAGGGTCGGGTCGTGGGAGACGGCGTGCAGCTCCGCCACCGGACGGGCCGGGGTGAGGTCCGCGCCGTCCAGCCAGCGGTCCTCGATCATGGACAGCACCAGCGCGGTGGTGCCCAACTTGAGGTAGGTGGACAGCTCGGACAGGTTCGCGTCGCCGATGATCACGTGCAGTCGGCGGTACTTGTCGGCGTCGGCGTGCGGCTCGTCGCGGGTGTTGATGATCGGCCGCTTGAGCGTGGTCTCCAGGCCGACCTCCACCTCGAAGTAGTCGGCCCGCTGGCTGAGCTGGAACCCGTGCTCGGCGCCGTCCTGGCCGATCCCGACCCGGCCGGAGCCGCAGACCACCTGGCGGGACACGAAGAACGGGGTCAGGTGCCGGACGATCTCCGGGAACGGGGTCTGCCGGGACATCAGGTAGTTCTCGTGCGTGCCGTAGGAGGCGCCCTTGTTGTCGGTGTTGTTCTTGTACAGGACCAGCGGCTGGCCGCCGGGCAACTGGGCCGCCAAGGTGGCCGCCTTGGCCATGATGACCTCGCCGGCCTTGTCCCAGCGGACGGCGTCGCGCGGGTTGGTCACCTCGGGCGAGGAGTACTCGGGGTGGGCGTGGTCGACGTACAGCCGAGCGCCGTTGGTGAGGATGACGTTGGCCAGGCCGAGGTCCTCGTCGGTCAGCTGGCTGGCGTCGGCGGCCTCGCGGGCCAGGTCGAACCCGCGCGCGTCGCGCAGCGGGTTCTCCTCCTCGAAGTCCCACCGGGCCCGGCGGGTCCGGCCGGCGTCCAGCGCGTAGGCGTTGACGACCTGCGACGAGGTGAGCATCGGGTTGGCCCCGCTCTGCCCCGGCGCCGAGATGCCGTACTCGGTCTCGATCCCCATGACCCGCCGCGACGTCATTCCCCGAGGGTAGGCCGAGGTTGACCCTGTTTGGTGCCGTCCGCACGCCTCACACGGTCAACTTGCGCCCTACAGGTACTGGCCGGTGTTGGCCACGGTGTCGATGGAGCGGCCGGCCTCGGGGCCCTTCTTGCCCTGGACGAGGGTGCGGATGAACACGATCCGCTCGCCCTTCTTGCCCGAGATGCGGGCCCAGTCGTCTGGGTTGGTGGTGTTCGGCAGGTCCTCGTTCTCCTTGAACTCGTCGATGCAGGCCTCGAGCAGGTGCTGCACCCGGATGCCCCGCTGGTTGCGGTCCAGGAAGTCCTTGATCGCCATCTTCTTGGCCCGCATGACGATGTTCTCGATCATGGCGCCGGAGTTGAAGTCCTTGAAGTACAGGGTCTCCTTGTCGCCCCCGGCGTAGGTGACCTCGAGGAACTGGTTCTCCTCCGCCTCGTCGTAGATCTTCTCGATCGCGCGCTGGATCATCCCGGCCACCGTGGCGTCCCGCGATCCCTCGTGCTCGGCCAGGTCGTCAGCGTGCAGGGGCAGGTCCGGGGTCAGGTACTTGCTGAAGATGTCCCGGGCCGCCTCGGCGTCCGGCCGCTCGATCTTGATCTTCACGTCCAACCGGCCGGGCCGCAGGATGGCCGGGTCGATCATGTCTTCGCGGTTGGACGCGCCGATGACGATGACGTTCTCCAGGCTCTCCACGCCGTCGATCTCGGACAGCAGCTGGGGCACGATGGTGTTCTCGACGTCGGAGGACACCCCCGAGCCACGGGTCCGGAACAGCGAGTCCATCTCGTCGAAGAAGACGATGACCGGCGTGCCCTCGCTGGCCTTCTCCCTGGCCCGCTGGAAGACCAGCCGGATGTGCCGCTCGGTCTCCCCCACGTACTTGTTCAGCAGCTCGGGGCCCTTGATGTTGAGGAAGTACGACTTCCCCTCGGCCCGGCCGGTTCGCTCGGCGACCTTCTTGGCCAGCGAGTTGGCGACCGCCTTGGCGATCAGCGTCTTGCCGCAGCCGGGCGGGCCGTACAGCAGGATGCCCTTGGGCGGGCGCAGCTGGTGCTCGCGGAACAGGTCGGGGTGCAGGTAGGGCAGCTCGACGGCGTCCCGGATGGCCTCGATCTGCTCGGCCAGCCCACCGATGCCGCTGTAGTCGATGTCCGGGACCTCTTCGAGGACGAGCTCCTCGACCTCGGACTTCGGCACCCGCTCGTACACGTACCCCGACCGCGGTTCCAGCAGCAGCGAGTCGCCGGCCCGCAGCGGCTGGTCGGCAAGGGTGTCGGCCAGCTGGACGACGCGCTCCTCGTCGGCCCGCCCGATGACCAGCGCCCGCTCGCCGTCCGGGAGCAGCTCCTTGAGCATGACGACCTCGCCGAGCCTCTCGAACTCCATCGCCCGGACGACGTTCATGGCCTCGTTGAGCATGAGCTCCTGGCCGCGGCGCAGCGCCCCGGCGTCGACCTCGGGGCTCACGGCGACTCGCAGCTTGCGCCCGCCGGTGAAGATGTCGAGGGTGCCGTCGTCGTGCCGGGCGAGGAACACCCCGAACCCGGACGGCGGCTGGGCCAGCCGGTCGATCTCCTCCTTGAGGGCGACGATCTGGTCGCGCGCCTCGCGCAAGGTGGCAGTCAGCCGCTGGTTCTGGGCGCCGGCCTGCGCGAGCTCGGCCTCTCGTGCGGTCAGTCGCTCTTCCAGGGCACGCAGTCGCGAGGCCCGAGCGTCATCGTCGTAGGTCGACATCGTGCTCACCTCCCGCCGTTGCGGTCGGCTCGACCCTATCGGGCTTCCACCCGGTCGATCGCCGCTCCGGTCAGCATGTCGTGCGCTTCGATCCTGCCGCAGGTCGGTCGCGTGGCGGCCAGGTGTCAGCCGTCGACCGCACCGTCCCAGCATGGTCCTTGGCGGCTTTCATCGGCAGGTGTGCCGGCACACCAAAGCGCGTGAGTACGCGATCCAGGGTCGAGACCGAGCCGGATCAGCCTGCGAGCCGCCAGGCGACCAGACCGAACAGCACGCCCAGCGCGTTGGTCGCCCAGTGCATGCCGGCGCTGGCCAGCAGGTGGCCGCTGCGGCGCCTCAGCTCACCGGCGGCCACCCCGCCCAGCGCGGTGAAGGCCACGGTGCCCGCGACGACCAGCAGGGTCGCCGATGCGCCCGCTCCATGGACGGCGTCGGACATGCCCTGGTTGGCCGAGGCGAGGTGCAGCGACGGGAGGATGTGCCACAGCCCGAACAGCGCCGACGTCGTGACCAGCACGCGCCACGTCGTCATGTGCCGTCCCAGCATCCCCCACAGCACGGACCGGAAGGCGATCTCCTCCATCAGGACCGTGCCGAGCGGGATGACCACGAACGCGGACATCAGGGCGCCCGTGACGGCGAGGTGGTACCGCGCGTCCAGGAAGGCCGTCCGGGTCTGCGGCAGCAGCACCCCGACCAGGTAGGCGGCGCCCACGATGCTGATGGCGGTGAGGGCCCAGCGGACCCCCGAGCCGACCCGGTCCCGGCCCAACCCCAGCTGCGACCAGCTCAGGCCGGTCCGGCGGGCGAAGCCGACGAGCACGACGGCGACGAGCGGCCCGAGCCACAACGAGCCCCACCCGAGGTGAACAGCTACGTTCACCCCCAGCATCACCAGCAGCACGGCCACAGTGGCGGCAGCCGCCGGCCTGTGACGAAGGGGGGTTGGGGGCTGCGCGAGGGGACGCTCGAGCTCAGCCAGCACCTCTCAAGTGTGCCAGCCCCCCTCATGGCGGGACCAATCGTCGGCGTGGCGGGACCGCTCCGGACGACCGCAGCGGTTCGCCCTTAGCCGGCGGGCGTGAGCCGGCCGGCTAAGGCCACCGCCCAGCTGCGCGCATAGGGCCGGTCGGGGCAGCACAGCGGCACTGCGTGCGAGGAGTACGTCCGGCCCCGCACGCGCAGCACGTCCCGCTGCACGCTCACCCCGGTGACCAGGACCTCCTGGGCCGGGTCCACGAGCACCGAGCGCACAGTGGGACCGGCCGGCGAGGGCAGCACGGCGTACACCCCGGACGGCGGGTTCCCGGCCGGCGCGTCGCAGTGCCCGGTGACCACCGCACCGGCCGTCGGCCCGGCGCCCAGGGGTACCTCGCTGTCGATCACCACGCCCACGTAGGCAGGGCAGTCCAGGTCCTTGCGCAGCTGGTCGACCGGTACCGCGATCAGCCCGCTGGCCCGCGCGGCGGCCACGGTCCCGCCGGTGCTGCCCCGCGCACTGGCGGCGACCCGGCCCGGGTGGAAGAAGCCGATCGAGCCGATGGCGGCGGCGGCCGCGACCGTAGCCACGGCGGCGGCCAGGGGGACGGTGCGGCGGCGACCAGTGCTCATGGGACCAATCGGGCGTATGGGAGAAATCCGGCATGCCGACGGTACCCGCCACCCGTAGACGTCCGAAGCCACCGGCGTGCCGTCCGGGCGTGTCGGGCGCTATTCCTGCACTTGGGCCGCCGCTTGGGCCGCCGCCTTGGCCGGACGCCGGCGGACGGCGGGCGGCGTCACGCCGTCGGCCAGCCGCCGGGTCTGCACCAGGAACCCGGTGTGCCCGATCATCCGGTGGTCCGGCCGCACGGCCAGCCCCTCCACGTGCCAGGTGCGCACGAGCGACTCCCAGGACGCCGGCTCGGTGAACCGGCCGTCGGCCCGCAGCGCCTCCACGAGGGTCGACAGCTGGGTCACGGTGGCGACGTAGCCGATGAGCACGCCGCCGGGGACCAGCGCGGTCGCCACGGCGTCCAGGCACTCCCAGGGTGCGAGCATGTCGAGCACCGCCCGGTCGACCTCCCGGTCGGCGAGCGCGTCCTGCAGGTCCCCCACCGTGAGCGTCCAGGCCGGGTGCGGCTGGCCGAAGAACGTCTCCACGTTGCGGCGCGCGATCGCCGCGAAGTCCTCGCGCCGCTCGTACGAGGACACCAGGCCGGTGTCCCCCACGGCACGCAGCAGCGCGCAGGTCAGCGCGCCGGAGCCGACCCCGGCCTCGACCACCCGCGCGCCGGGGAACACGTCGGCCAGGGTGACGATCTGGGCGGCGTCCTTGGGGTAGACCACCGCCGCCCCGCGCGGCATGGCCAGCACGAAGTCGGCGTACAGCGGCCGCAGCGCCAGGTACTCCACCCCGCCGGTGGACCGGACCACGGTGGCGGACGGCGCGCCGATGAGCTCGTCGTGCGCGATCGCGCCCTTGTGGGTGTGGAACTCCCGGCCCGGCTCCAGCACGACGGTGTGCTTGCGGCCCTTCGGGTCGGTCAGCTGGACCCGGTCCCCGGCCTGGAACGGTCCGCGCTGCGCGGCTCCGGTGGGCTGGGTCACGGGCGCCAAGGCTACCGACCCCCGGCCGCCGTCCCGACCAGTGGCTAGACCCCGCTGAACGCGCGCTGCACGTCGGCGGCGGACAGCACGCCCTGGACCCGGCCGTCCGGGTCCTGCACGAGGTACTCGGTCGCGGGGGTGTGCTGCAGCGCGGTGATCACGTCTTCCCCGCTCAGATCGGTCCGCAGCACCAGGCCCGGCTCGAGCCGTCGGGCCACCGTTCCGACGTTCACCCAGGGGCGCCGCTCCTGCGGGGTGGCCGCGACCGCGGCCTCGCTGACCAGGCCCGTGGGCCGCTGCTCGCTGTCGGTCACGACGAGGGCGGCCGCCCCGGACTCCGCGAGCCGGCGCAGCGCCTCCGCGAGCGGCATGTCAGCGGTCACCGGGAGCGCGGAGCGCACCAGCCCCCGCACGGTGAGCGCGGGCAGCCGGGCCCTGACCTTGGCCGCCCGCAGCGACTGCGTGGACCCGGTCCACAGGAACACCGCGATCACCGCGGCCCAGACCAAGAGGAACGTGTCCGGCGCGGTGCCGGACAGCCAGGCCAGCAGGAACGGCAGCAGGGCCGTGAGCAGCGCCACCACGCGACCGGCCCAGCTGGCCACGATGCTGCCGGTGAGCTCCCGGCCGGAGATCTTCCAGACGACGGCGGCCAGCATGCTGCCGCCGTCCAGGGGCAGGCCAGGCAGCAGGTTGTACACCCCGACGAACAGGTTGGCCGCGGTCAGCTGGAACAGCAGCAGGTGGGCCAGCTGCCCCGACGAGGTCACGGTCAGCCCGACCATCCCGAACCCGGCCAGCAGCAGGGTGGCGGCCGGTCCGGCCCCCGAGATGGCGAAGTCCCGGCCCGGGGTCGGGGCCTTGCGGTCCAGCGCCGTGACGCCGCCCAGCATGTACAGCGTGATCGAGCTGACCGGCAGGCCGAAAGCCCTGGCCACCGCCGCGTGGGCCACCTCGTGGATGAGGATGGACAGGTAGAGCAGCGCGGCGAACATGATCGCGACCAGGTACTTGGTCGACCCGATGCTCGGGTCGTAGTTCTGGATGCTGGGCAGGAACGCCAACGCCAGCAGCCCGGCGGTGACGAACAGCGACACGTTCGCGTAGATGGGGATGCCCAGGAAGGACCCCACCTTGACGCCCTGGGCCCGCTGCGGCGCCTGCGGTGTCCCGCTCCCGCCGTCGGTGCTCATCTCTTGATGTTAGTCGGACCTGTCGGTGGGGTCGCCTACGCTCGCCGCATGACCTCGACCGACGTCCTGGGGCTGGCCCCGGTGGCGCTGTCCCCGTCCCGGACGGCGGACTTCCTGACCTGCCCCCTGCTCTACCGGTTCCGGGTGGTCGACCGGTTGCCGGAGCCGCCGAGCGCGGCGGCCACCCGCGGCACCGTGGTGCACGCCGTCCTGGAGCGGTTGTTCGACCTGCCCGCGGTGGAGCGCACCCTCGAGCAGGCCAGCGCCATGCTCGGTCCGCAGTGGCAGCGGCTGCTCGAGTCCGAGCCCGAGCTCGGCGCGCTGTTCGACGGCGCCGACGCGGACCCCGCGCTGGCCGAGTTCCTGGCCGGCGCCGAGCGGCTGCTGGGCAGCTACTTCGAGCTGGAGGACCCGAGCCGGCTGGAGCCCGCCGAGCGCGAGCTGTACGTCGAGGCGACACTGCCGTCGGGGCTGACTCTGCGCGGCTATGTGGACCGGCTCGACGTCGCGCCGAGCGGTGACCTGCGGGTGGTCGACTACAAGACCGGGAAGGCCCCGAAGGCCGGCTTCGAGGCCAAGGCCCTGTTCCAGATGCGCTTCTACGCGCTGGTGCTGTGGCGCACCCGCGGGGTGGTGCCGCGGCTGCTGCAGCTGCTGTACCTGGGCAGCGGCGAGGTGCTGCGCTACGAGCCGGACGAGGGCAACCTGATGGCCACCGAGCGCAAACTGCACGCGGTGTGGGCCGCCATCAGCAAGGCGGCCGAGACCGGCGACTGGCGCCCCAGCCCGTCCCGGCTGTGCGACTGGTGCGCCCACCGGGCCCTGTGCCCGGAGTTCGGGGGCACCCCGCCGCCGCTGCCGGTGCCGGACACCCCCGTGGACTCCGACGCCGAGCTGCCCTCGCCGCGGACCCCGGTCGACGAAGTCTGACCGGATCAGGGTCCAGTCCGGAATATCCCTGAGGAGCTGGACCGTCCCACGGCCCTAGGCTCGGCATCGTGACTGACCAGACGAACCAGCCGCAGCCCCTGTCCGCCGCGACCGCCGCGACCGCCACCAGTGCGGCCCGGGCGGAGCACCTCAGCAAGGTGTACGGCGAGGGTGACACCCGCGTCGTCGCCCTGGACGACGTCAGCGTGGCCCTCGAGCGGTCCCGCTACACCGCCATCATGGGGCCGTCCGGCTCCGGCAAGTCCACCCTCATGCACTGCCTGGCCGGCCTCGACTCGGCGTCCAGCGGCCAGGTGTTCATCGGGGACGCCGACCTCACCACGCTGGGCGACGACGACCTCACCAAGCTGCGCCGGGACAAGGTTGGCTTCGTCTTCCAGAGCTTCAACCTGCTGCCGACCCTCACGGCGCTGGAGAACATCACGCTGCCGATGGACATCGCCGGGCACAAGCCGGACCAGGCCTGGCTGGACCAGGTCATCGACACGGTGAGCCTGCGGGACCGGCTGCGGCACAAGCCCACCCAGCTGTCCGGCGGGCAGCAGCAGCGGGTGGCCGTGGCCCGCGCGCTGGCCTCCCGCCCGGACGTCATCTTCGCCGACGAGCCGACCGGGAACCTCGACTCGCACTCCGGCGCCGAGGTGCTCGGCTTCCTGCGCTCCTCGGTCGACGACCTCGGCCAGACCGTGGTCATGGTCACGCACGACCCGAACGCCGCCGCCTACGCGGACCGGGTGCTGTTCCTGGCCGACGGCCGAATCGTCGAGGAGATGCTCGACCCGACCGCCGACCGTGTGCTGAGCCGGATGCGCCGCTTCGACGGTGGTCAGCCGGCCGCCTCGGCGGCCCCCCCACCGGGGGTCTGACGTGCTCCGCGCCACTTTGCGCACGTTGTGGTCGCACAAGCTGCGGCTGCTGCTGTCCGGGGCCGCCGTCGTCCTGGGCGTCGCGTTCGTGTCCGGCACGCTGGTGTTCACCGACACCCTGCAGAAGACCTTCAACGACCTGTTCACCCAGGTCTCCACCGACGTGACGGTCACCCCGAAGACGGAGTTCACCACCGCCGAGAGCTTCGGGGCGGGCACGACCGCCTCGTTGCCCGCCAGCATGCTGGACACCGTCCGCGGGGTGGACGGTGTGGCCAAGGCCGAGGGCTCGGTCTTCACCGCGGGCGTGGTCATCGTCGGCAGCAACGGCAAGGCGATCGGCACGCCGGGCGCGCCCTCGTTCGGCGTGAACTGGAGCGACGACCCCGAGCTGTCCCCGCTGCGACTGGTGTCCGGACGCGG from Actinomycetes bacterium encodes the following:
- a CDS encoding NADH-ubiquinone oxidoreductase-F iron-sulfur binding region domain-containing protein: MTATSAGPATGTFTARLLAGLPADGRVLDIGGHLRVHGLLPEPRAHRRGEPSVIAELEAAGLTGRGGGGYPLAAKIRAVRSASGLTRRPVLVVNGAESEPASRKDSVLLAKAPHLVLDGAQVVADAVRAREIIVWLHRGHGGGPSGSRTAVERAVAERDDRGMVRQPVRVVVGPARYVAGEASALARHLSGGEARPQTTPPRVSERGVSGRPTLVSNAETLAHAALIARHGADWFHQVGTPEEPGTLLITVFGAVRSPGVLEAAAGTTLGALVHAVGALTAPPAAVLVGGYAGGWLRPTEAWPVPYSRAGLRSVGLAPGVGLVGVLPADRCVVVETARLVGWLAGESAGQCGPCLNGLPALSAGLRQLAGEVGRAVRATELPARLARWAGMVDGRGACHHPDGVAALVRSLLTHFADDVAAHADGRPCEAARTVPYLGYLPLPAPDSVARLDGALWR
- a CDS encoding ferredoxin, translating into MALNADAKGQWSGPAGPQLVVDWIKCEAHGLCAELLPEVVSLDDWGYPIIRGPVPPHLEFLANRAKAACPVLALRLTRTR
- the dop gene encoding depupylase/deamidase Dop; this encodes MTSRRVMGIETEYGISAPGQSGANPMLTSSQVVNAYALDAGRTRRARWDFEEENPLRDARGFDLAREAADASQLTDEDLGLANVILTNGARLYVDHAHPEYSSPEVTNPRDAVRWDKAGEVIMAKAATLAAQLPGGQPLVLYKNNTDNKGASYGTHENYLMSRQTPFPEIVRHLTPFFVSRQVVCGSGRVGIGQDGAEHGFQLSQRADYFEVEVGLETTLKRPIINTRDEPHADADKYRRLHVIIGDANLSELSTYLKLGTTALVLSMIEDRWLDGADLTPARPVAELHAVSHDPTLRHLVTLRDGRKLTGLQLQLEYLDQARKYVEDRYGADADDDTVDVLERWESVLTRLATDPSTLATELDWVAKLQLLEAYRDRDGLGWDSARLQAVDLQYSDVRPDKGLYHRLLARGRMQRLHPEELVVAAVDRAPEDTRAYFRGECLRRYAGDVAAASWDSVIFDLPGVNSLQRVPTLEPLRGTRAHVGALLDASPTAADLLRTLTGSG
- a CDS encoding CPBP family intramembrane glutamic endopeptidase; this encodes MLLVMLGVNVAVHLGWGSLWLGPLVAVVLVGFARRTGLSWSQLGLGRDRVGSGVRWALTAISIVGAAYLVGVLLPQTRTAFLDARYHLAVTGALMSAFVVIPLGTVLMEEIAFRSVLWGMLGRHMTTWRVLVTTSALFGLWHILPSLHLASANQGMSDAVHGAGASATLLVVAGTVAFTALGGVAAGELRRRSGHLLASAGMHWATNALGVLFGLVAWRLAG
- a CDS encoding tRNA (adenine-N1)-methyltransferase; translated protein: MTQPTGAAQRGPFQAGDRVQLTDPKGRKHTVVLEPGREFHTHKGAIAHDELIGAPSATVVRSTGGVEYLALRPLYADFVLAMPRGAAVVYPKDAAQIVTLADVFPGARVVEAGVGSGALTCALLRAVGDTGLVSSYERREDFAAIARRNVETFFGQPHPAWTLTVGDLQDALADREVDRAVLDMLAPWECLDAVATALVPGGVLIGYVATVTQLSTLVEALRADGRFTEPASWESLVRTWHVEGLAVRPDHRMIGHTGFLVQTRRLADGVTPPAVRRRPAKAAAQAAAQVQE
- a CDS encoding site-2 protease family protein, translating into MSTDGGSGTPQAPQRAQGVKVGSFLGIPIYANVSLFVTAGLLALAFLPSIQNYDPSIGSTKYLVAIMFAALLYLSILIHEVAHAAVARAFGLPVSSITLYMLGGVTALDRKAPTPGRDFAISGAGPAATLLLAGFGMVGLTVTSSGQLAHLLLFQLTAANLFVGVYNLLPGLPLDGGSMLAAVVWKISGRELTGSIVASWAGRVVALLTALLPFLLAWLSGTAPDTFLLVWAAVIAVFLWTGSTQSLRAAKVRARLPALTVRGLVRSALPVTADMPLAEALRRLAESGAAALVVTDSEQRPTGLVSEAAVAATPQERRPWVNVGTVARRLEPGLVLRTDLSGEDVITALQHTPATEYLVQDPDGRVQGVLSAADVQRAFSGV
- a CDS encoding PD-(D/E)XK nuclease family protein, which encodes MTSTDVLGLAPVALSPSRTADFLTCPLLYRFRVVDRLPEPPSAAATRGTVVHAVLERLFDLPAVERTLEQASAMLGPQWQRLLESEPELGALFDGADADPALAEFLAGAERLLGSYFELEDPSRLEPAERELYVEATLPSGLTLRGYVDRLDVAPSGDLRVVDYKTGKAPKAGFEAKALFQMRFYALVLWRTRGVVPRLLQLLYLGSGEVLRYEPDEGNLMATERKLHAVWAAISKAAETGDWRPSPSRLCDWCAHRALCPEFGGTPPPLPVPDTPVDSDAELPSPRTPVDEV
- a CDS encoding ABC transporter ATP-binding protein, translating into MSAATAATATSAARAEHLSKVYGEGDTRVVALDDVSVALERSRYTAIMGPSGSGKSTLMHCLAGLDSASSGQVFIGDADLTTLGDDDLTKLRRDKVGFVFQSFNLLPTLTALENITLPMDIAGHKPDQAWLDQVIDTVSLRDRLRHKPTQLSGGQQQRVAVARALASRPDVIFADEPTGNLDSHSGAEVLGFLRSSVDDLGQTVVMVTHDPNAAAYADRVLFLADGRIVEEMLDPTADRVLSRMRRFDGGQPAASAAPPPGV